Proteins from a single region of Sphaerochaeta globosa str. Buddy:
- a CDS encoding DUF4037 domain-containing protein encodes MIESFIAALSAHPALQALALAGSRTGLGSDELSDYDLYVYSKEPIPMAFRQELADTFASKAELANDYFGPGDEMQLKDGTFVDLMYRNLDWVEDEIKRVWVGHQPRVGYSTAFVHNIKTSTVLYDESGRFTALKQLLESDYPQALQKAIINHNYPLLRSKLTASFYEQIEHAMTRGDQVSLIHRTAALLESYFDILFALNNQTHPGEKRQEAWVHTTCTLIPPLFDEDIKELTQSIGHADQLKAITRLLDHLDELLEQEGWV; translated from the coding sequence ATGATTGAATCTTTTATTGCAGCTCTGTCTGCACACCCTGCTCTCCAAGCTCTTGCTCTTGCAGGTTCCAGAACCGGTCTCGGTTCTGATGAGCTGTCGGATTACGACCTCTATGTGTACAGCAAAGAACCGATACCAATGGCCTTCCGCCAAGAATTGGCAGATACTTTTGCATCCAAGGCTGAATTGGCGAATGACTATTTCGGCCCCGGTGATGAGATGCAGCTGAAGGACGGGACCTTTGTTGATCTCATGTACCGCAATCTTGATTGGGTCGAAGATGAGATCAAGCGCGTCTGGGTGGGTCATCAGCCTCGGGTAGGGTATTCCACAGCCTTTGTGCACAACATCAAGACATCAACGGTATTGTATGACGAAAGCGGAAGGTTTACTGCACTGAAGCAACTGCTTGAATCTGATTATCCCCAAGCTTTGCAGAAAGCAATCATCAATCACAATTATCCATTGCTTAGAAGCAAGCTTACCGCTTCTTTTTATGAACAGATCGAGCATGCAATGACACGAGGTGATCAGGTAAGTCTGATTCATCGTACTGCTGCCTTGCTTGAGAGTTATTTTGATATTCTCTTTGCCTTGAACAATCAGACTCATCCCGGTGAAAAACGTCAAGAAGCCTGGGTGCATACAACCTGTACACTCATCCCCCCCCTGTTCGATGAGGATATCAAAGAGCTCACCCAGAGCATTGGCCATGCCGACCAACTGAAGGCGATAACCCGGTTGTTGGATCATCTGGATGAACTCTTGGAACAAGAGGGGTGGGTTTAA